From one Paludisphaera rhizosphaerae genomic stretch:
- a CDS encoding tyrosine-type recombinase/integrase gives MARPGGPYWWTARSRWAANIQGSKLTAPREIGPKERAAAWTWYEAEVKRIEEGLAAVSRGPSVADLFDAYLGDCQERVAVGTMDSVTLDVTTRLLTTACGFRACGAKFGDLLADQAREQDLRSVAEQWLRRGAPNGRGPASTSYVGTAVRRVKTAWRWAKRTGLIRSFPFEDYSGPKVVEPEVEIPPVKTVADWLRYLRSTATSPERRNYLLLQRLIAATGARPSEIATATWGEVAWSVGKTPSGASYGLLVRRKWKNSGKTGKARRIVLGPALLRPLRRLFDRVQPEPGDLIFTSLGGRPWTSNRLVCSGKDLRRAAIAAGWRIPAEGVGRLRAYQLRHLAATRLIERGVESATAAEMLGTSVAMLSRTYLHLSTDHLAAAAEAARGARVQRLKVNSRRGTDGRAE, from the coding sequence ATGGCGAGACCTGGAGGACCCTACTGGTGGACGGCTCGATCGAGGTGGGCGGCCAACATTCAGGGGAGCAAGTTGACCGCCCCTCGAGAGATTGGCCCCAAAGAACGGGCGGCGGCCTGGACCTGGTACGAGGCCGAGGTCAAACGGATCGAGGAGGGGCTTGCGGCGGTCTCTCGGGGGCCGTCGGTCGCCGACCTGTTCGACGCGTACCTCGGCGACTGTCAGGAGCGGGTCGCGGTCGGGACGATGGACTCGGTCACCCTCGACGTCACGACGCGCTTACTGACGACGGCTTGTGGATTCCGGGCGTGCGGAGCCAAGTTCGGGGACTTGCTCGCGGACCAGGCCAGGGAACAAGATCTCCGGTCGGTCGCCGAGCAATGGCTTCGTCGAGGCGCTCCCAACGGTCGCGGCCCGGCCTCGACCTCCTACGTCGGGACGGCCGTCCGGCGGGTCAAAACCGCGTGGCGCTGGGCCAAGAGGACGGGCCTGATTCGGTCGTTCCCATTCGAAGACTACAGTGGCCCCAAAGTCGTCGAGCCGGAGGTCGAGATCCCGCCAGTCAAAACCGTCGCCGACTGGCTGCGCTACCTCAGGTCCACGGCGACAAGCCCTGAACGTCGCAACTACCTGCTCCTCCAGCGTCTGATCGCGGCGACCGGGGCCAGGCCCTCGGAGATCGCGACCGCGACCTGGGGAGAGGTGGCCTGGTCGGTCGGCAAAACGCCTTCCGGAGCCTCCTACGGGCTGTTGGTCCGTAGGAAGTGGAAGAACTCCGGGAAGACCGGCAAGGCCAGGAGGATCGTCCTGGGGCCCGCCCTGCTCCGCCCATTGCGAAGGTTGTTCGACCGAGTTCAACCCGAGCCGGGGGACCTGATATTTACGTCGCTGGGCGGCCGGCCCTGGACGTCGAACCGGTTGGTCTGCTCGGGTAAGGATCTACGGAGGGCCGCGATCGCGGCCGGCTGGCGGATCCCGGCGGAGGGGGTGGGAAGGTTACGGGCCTACCAGCTTCGGCATCTGGCCGCGACCCGATTGATTGAACGAGGAGTGGAGTCGGCGACCGCAGCCGAAATGTTGGGGACGTCCGTGGCCATGCTCTCGAGGACTTACCTGCATCTTTCGACGGACCACCTCGCGGCGGCGGCGGAGGCGGCGCGAGGGGCGAGGGTCCAGCGCCTCAAGGTCAATAGTCGCCGAGGAACCGACGGGCGGGCCGAGTGA
- a CDS encoding YpsA SLOG family protein yields MPTPRLERVVSGGQTGVDQAALRAAKAAGLATGGWMPLGFLTEDGRRPDMADAYGMKAARTPDSPTRTRMNAKDSSATIWLGPTGCAGWVATAAAVRRYGRPMLVVEPGVTTPRMVADFLTANRVRTLNIAGPRESTSPGIGERAEAFLARLFRMLAQEPTSL; encoded by the coding sequence ATGCCGACGCCCAGGCTCGAACGAGTGGTCTCCGGCGGCCAGACCGGCGTCGACCAGGCCGCCCTGCGCGCGGCGAAGGCGGCTGGGTTGGCGACGGGGGGTTGGATGCCGCTGGGCTTCCTCACGGAGGATGGACGCCGACCTGACATGGCGGACGCATACGGGATGAAGGCGGCGCGGACGCCGGATTCGCCGACACGGACGCGGATGAATGCGAAGGACTCCTCGGCCACGATCTGGCTGGGGCCGACGGGCTGCGCCGGGTGGGTGGCCACGGCGGCGGCGGTTCGTCGATATGGAAGGCCGATGCTCGTGGTCGAGCCCGGGGTGACGACGCCGAGGATGGTCGCCGACTTCCTGACAGCGAATCGCGTCCGGACTCTGAACATCGCCGGGCCTCGGGAGTCCACGAGTCCCGGCATCGGCGAGCGAGCCGAGGCGTTCCTGGCGCGACTGTTCCGGATGCTCGCCCAAGAGCCGACGTCGCTCTGA
- a CDS encoding S26 family signal peptidase — protein sequence MGHATTATSPQGTPRNQVEDAAAAARRERRRNRRETIESFVVVVVGFLVWSIEAEGFVIPTGSMAPTLMGRHKEVVCPECGWTYRVNADCEVDASGSGGKTGIRVNWGVCENCRRPTKVDDQPSFAGDRIYTLKTDASVPFLPMLGRLEPQRWDVTVFRLPEDPSVRYIKRLVGMPGEVLRIQRGNLWRSDTEDGPFEILRRPPAQSLQVNIPVYDDAFRSRTTAADPTWRRWTGWDEPSPGSYRAEAGPDVWQDLRYHHLVPSPEQWEALAEGRRLDAPPRPTLITDFCSFNTDLAPEKLQQVRMASRPWFQPHWVGDLALSLRLQASRPSGSFRIELIEGGVSNRCEIDLETGQAQIFRDDDPLGPAVETAVKGAGAHDLTFANIDDRLTLWVDGSRPFGDGLAYDSGGAEALPAPTAADLEPARVAVRGSEVAVSRLVLKRDVYYTQDPRDPDSDELASYRLRPPVELFDLLADPDRYATLKWRKPREYPIEEGRYMMLGDNSPWSADGRVWTRSDQTTPTAPNRGWDSSGRESWEVPRSLVLGRAFSVYWPHLQPMWPRLRFNPDLILPARPNVEAVRWIY from the coding sequence ATGGGGCATGCAACAACCGCGACATCCCCCCAGGGGACGCCGCGCAATCAGGTTGAGGACGCCGCCGCGGCGGCCCGCCGGGAACGTCGGCGCAACCGTCGCGAGACGATCGAGTCGTTCGTCGTCGTCGTCGTGGGCTTCCTGGTCTGGAGCATCGAGGCCGAGGGCTTCGTGATCCCGACCGGCTCCATGGCCCCGACGCTCATGGGCCGACACAAGGAGGTCGTCTGCCCGGAATGCGGCTGGACCTATCGCGTCAACGCCGACTGCGAGGTCGACGCCTCGGGGAGCGGCGGCAAGACCGGCATCCGCGTGAACTGGGGAGTCTGTGAAAACTGTCGACGACCGACGAAGGTCGACGACCAGCCCAGCTTCGCCGGCGACCGGATCTACACGCTCAAGACCGATGCCTCGGTCCCCTTCCTGCCGATGCTCGGGCGTCTTGAGCCGCAGAGGTGGGACGTCACCGTCTTCCGGCTTCCCGAAGACCCCTCCGTCCGCTACATCAAGCGGCTCGTGGGGATGCCCGGCGAGGTCCTACGCATTCAGCGGGGCAACCTGTGGCGGAGTGATACCGAAGACGGTCCGTTCGAGATCCTGCGCCGTCCCCCCGCGCAGTCGTTGCAGGTGAACATCCCCGTCTACGACGACGCGTTCCGCTCTCGGACGACGGCCGCCGACCCGACATGGCGACGGTGGACGGGCTGGGACGAACCCTCGCCGGGCTCCTACCGTGCAGAGGCGGGGCCCGACGTCTGGCAAGACCTCCGATACCACCATCTCGTCCCCTCGCCCGAACAGTGGGAAGCTCTCGCCGAGGGGCGTCGACTGGATGCGCCTCCTCGCCCGACGCTGATCACCGACTTCTGCTCGTTCAACACCGACCTCGCTCCCGAGAAGCTTCAGCAGGTCCGAATGGCCTCGCGGCCCTGGTTTCAGCCCCACTGGGTGGGCGACCTGGCCCTCTCGCTCCGGCTTCAGGCCTCGCGGCCGTCCGGCTCGTTCCGAATCGAGCTGATCGAGGGGGGCGTCTCGAATCGCTGCGAGATCGACCTGGAGACGGGGCAGGCCCAGATCTTCCGGGACGACGATCCGCTCGGACCTGCCGTGGAAACGGCCGTGAAGGGGGCGGGGGCTCACGACCTGACTTTCGCCAACATCGACGATCGACTGACCCTGTGGGTCGACGGCTCCCGTCCTTTCGGCGACGGACTGGCGTATGATTCGGGAGGAGCGGAAGCCCTGCCAGCGCCGACCGCCGCCGACCTGGAGCCGGCGCGCGTGGCCGTTCGGGGCTCGGAAGTCGCTGTCAGTCGATTGGTCCTGAAACGAGACGTGTATTACACCCAGGACCCTCGCGACCCGGACTCGGACGAGTTGGCGAGCTATCGGCTCCGTCCTCCCGTGGAATTGTTCGACCTCCTGGCCGATCCGGATCGCTACGCGACCCTCAAGTGGCGGAAGCCGCGCGAGTATCCGATCGAGGAGGGGAGGTACATGATGCTGGGGGACAACAGCCCCTGGAGCGCGGACGGCCGAGTCTGGACGCGGTCCGATCAGACGACGCCGACGGCTCCCAACCGCGGCTGGGACTCTTCAGGGCGTGAAAGCTGGGAAGTCCCGCGGTCGCTGGTTCTGGGACGGGCGTTCAGCGTTTACTGGCCGCATCTTCAGCCCATGTGGCCCAGGCTCCGGTTCAACCCCGACCTCATCCTGCCGGCGAGGCCTAACGTGGAGGCCGTTCGCTGGATATACTGA
- a CDS encoding RNA polymerase sigma factor — protein MVKVIGMDTTQGLAHQTDEDLMRRYRDTGDEKVYNELVHRYERELYRYLARYTGDPSTAEDVFQNTFLQIHLKRGLYEDDRPFRPWLYAIATHQAVDALRKAGRRPTVSLDQKLSPSQGESDAGSLLDMLVNDDTGPLADLQEQERREWVRESVEKLPDALRQTLILAYHQDLKYREIAGILKIPVGTVKSRLHAALAKLQQMAKVAQRDGKED, from the coding sequence ATGGTTAAGGTCATCGGCATGGATACCACGCAGGGGCTCGCCCATCAAACGGACGAGGACCTGATGCGCCGGTATCGCGACACCGGTGACGAGAAGGTCTACAACGAACTGGTCCATCGTTACGAACGCGAGCTCTACCGCTATCTGGCCCGCTACACGGGCGACCCGTCGACGGCGGAGGACGTGTTTCAGAACACGTTCCTCCAGATCCATTTAAAACGCGGATTATACGAAGACGATCGTCCGTTCCGCCCCTGGCTTTATGCGATCGCCACGCATCAGGCCGTGGACGCCCTCCGGAAAGCGGGCCGACGCCCGACCGTAAGCCTGGATCAGAAGCTGTCTCCCTCTCAGGGGGAGTCGGACGCCGGTTCGTTGCTGGACATGCTCGTCAACGACGATACCGGGCCCCTGGCGGACCTGCAGGAACAGGAACGACGCGAATGGGTGCGGGAGAGTGTGGAAAAGCTTCCCGACGCGTTGCGGCAGACCCTGATCCTCGCCTACCATCAAGATCTGAAGTATCGGGAAATCGCCGGTATCCTCAAGATTCCCGTGGGCACCGTGAAATCGCGGCTCCACGCGGCTCTCGCCAAGCTCCAGCAGATGGCGAAGGTCGCGCAGCGGGACGGGAAAGAAGATTGA
- a CDS encoding arylsulfatase: MTIRRWVLLLMWAAALAPSSRFAATSASAAPPNIVIVMPDDVGYGDFSVNGSPIVKTPHVDAFAREALRFQSFHVSPTCAPTRAALMTGRHEFKSGVTHTINERERLNLGATTLAQVLKTNGYATGIFGKWHLGDEADHQPERRGFDEVFIHGAGGIGQSYPGSCGDAPGNSYFSPAIRHNGVFEKTQGYCTDVFFNHAIEWIDARRKAGPFFAYITPNAAHVPLQCPEGYANRHAGEVPEDVAKFYGMIENIDDNFGRLLDALKRWDLERDTLVLFLTDNGGTLGVKTFNAGMRGQKVTPYDGGTRVPAFWRWPAGIQGNRVVPALAAHVDVFPTLAEVIGAKLNEPVKDQVEGRSLVTFFREQPVEWPNRVLVTHVGRWPHGQRDAFKYKGVSIRDERFALVNNAELFDLQADPGQKTNVIAAHPDVVDRLRREYEAWWQSILPALPENEDAIGPKVNPYHEWYWKQFGGGPQG; the protein is encoded by the coding sequence ATGACGATCCGGCGATGGGTCCTCCTCCTCATGTGGGCGGCGGCCCTCGCCCCCTCGTCCCGGTTCGCGGCGACGTCCGCCTCGGCCGCGCCGCCGAACATCGTGATCGTCATGCCCGACGACGTCGGGTATGGCGATTTCAGCGTTAATGGCAGTCCGATCGTCAAGACGCCGCACGTCGACGCCTTCGCCCGCGAGGCTCTGCGGTTCCAGAGTTTTCACGTCAGCCCCACCTGCGCGCCGACTCGCGCCGCGTTGATGACCGGCCGCCACGAGTTCAAGTCGGGCGTGACCCACACGATCAACGAACGCGAGCGGCTCAACCTGGGTGCGACGACGCTCGCCCAGGTTTTGAAGACGAACGGCTACGCGACGGGGATCTTCGGCAAGTGGCACCTCGGCGATGAGGCCGACCACCAGCCCGAGCGCCGCGGCTTCGATGAGGTCTTCATCCACGGCGCGGGCGGAATCGGTCAGAGCTATCCCGGCAGTTGCGGCGACGCCCCGGGCAACAGCTACTTCAGCCCGGCCATCCGCCACAACGGCGTCTTCGAGAAGACCCAGGGCTACTGCACCGACGTCTTCTTCAACCACGCGATCGAGTGGATCGACGCCCGGCGCAAGGCTGGGCCCTTCTTCGCCTACATCACCCCCAACGCCGCTCACGTCCCGCTCCAGTGCCCCGAGGGCTACGCCAATCGCCACGCCGGCGAAGTGCCGGAGGACGTCGCCAAGTTCTACGGGATGATCGAGAACATCGATGACAACTTCGGCCGACTCCTCGACGCCTTGAAGCGGTGGGATCTCGAACGCGACACGCTCGTCCTGTTCCTGACCGACAACGGGGGAACGCTGGGTGTGAAGACCTTCAACGCCGGCATGCGGGGTCAGAAGGTCACGCCGTACGATGGCGGCACCCGCGTACCCGCCTTCTGGCGATGGCCCGCCGGCATTCAGGGGAACCGCGTCGTCCCGGCCCTCGCGGCGCACGTCGACGTCTTCCCGACCCTGGCCGAAGTCATCGGCGCGAAGCTCAACGAGCCCGTAAAGGACCAGGTCGAGGGCCGCAGCCTGGTCACGTTCTTCCGCGAGCAGCCCGTCGAATGGCCGAACCGCGTGCTCGTCACGCACGTCGGCCGCTGGCCTCACGGTCAACGAGACGCCTTCAAGTACAAGGGCGTCTCGATCCGCGACGAGCGTTTCGCCCTGGTTAACAACGCCGAGCTGTTCGACCTCCAGGCCGACCCCGGCCAAAAGACCAACGTCATCGCCGCCCACCCCGACGTCGTC